In Longimicrobiaceae bacterium, one genomic interval encodes:
- a CDS encoding APC family permease has translation MGIRQILFGRRLRSDEQERQKIGPLAGIPVLGLDALASAAYGPEAALTVLLPLGAAASGHIAPISAVILVVLGLVFVSYRQTIPAYPQGGGSYTVASENLGMHAGLLAASALTIDYVLNVAVAISAGVGAIVSAIPVLLPYTLPLCLCILALLTLVNLRGVREAGLLFMVPTYLFVASLGVAIAWGVAKAFAAGGHPVPLARPAHPHAATAAAGAASLWLLLRAFSSGCTALTGVEAVSNGVPLFREPRAKNARRTLAGICGILALLLTGIAYLCHAYGITATTPAAAGYESVLSQLVAAVAGRGTFYYIALASVVTVLALSANTSFADFPRLCRVLAIDGFLPAGFSYLGRRLVYSRGIVLLSLLAAGLLTVFGGITDRLIPLFAVGAFLAFTLSQAGMVMHWRREGGPHARHSLVLNGAGALATGATLVVVAVSKFEEGAWITVLLLPALVLLFKSVRAFHDHVDRQTEEEGPLDIESGPPPIVVVPLKRLDRVARKALGFAVTISHEVLAVHMLTNEHGVEKLSERWAEWIECPLREAGLPVPRLVEVPSSYREVTGPLLDYVRQLARSNEGRYVAVIIPETVERKWYHLLLHSHRATVLKGLLFLRGGPQVIVINTPWYLTRT, from the coding sequence ATGGGGATTCGGCAGATCCTGTTCGGCCGGCGGCTCCGGTCGGACGAGCAGGAGAGACAGAAGATAGGGCCCCTGGCCGGGATACCGGTGCTGGGGCTGGACGCGCTGGCATCTGCCGCGTACGGGCCCGAGGCGGCGCTGACGGTGCTGCTGCCGCTGGGCGCGGCGGCGAGCGGGCACATCGCCCCCATCAGCGCGGTGATCCTGGTGGTGCTGGGGCTGGTGTTCGTCTCGTACCGGCAGACGATCCCCGCGTACCCGCAGGGCGGCGGCTCGTACACGGTGGCGTCCGAGAACCTGGGGATGCACGCCGGGTTGCTGGCCGCCAGCGCGCTCACCATCGACTACGTGCTGAACGTGGCGGTGGCGATCTCGGCCGGCGTGGGCGCCATCGTGTCCGCCATCCCCGTGCTGCTGCCGTACACGCTGCCGCTGTGCCTCTGCATCCTGGCGCTGCTCACGCTGGTGAACCTGCGCGGCGTGCGCGAGGCGGGGCTGCTCTTCATGGTGCCCACGTACCTGTTCGTGGCGTCGCTGGGCGTCGCGATCGCGTGGGGCGTGGCGAAGGCGTTCGCGGCGGGCGGGCACCCGGTGCCGCTGGCCCGCCCCGCGCACCCGCACGCGGCCACGGCGGCGGCTGGCGCGGCGAGCCTGTGGCTGCTGCTGCGCGCCTTCTCCAGCGGCTGCACGGCGCTCACCGGCGTGGAGGCGGTGAGCAACGGCGTCCCCCTCTTCCGCGAGCCGCGGGCGAAGAACGCGCGCCGCACGCTGGCCGGCATCTGCGGAATCCTCGCCCTGCTGCTCACGGGCATCGCGTACCTGTGCCACGCGTACGGCATCACCGCCACCACGCCCGCCGCCGCGGGCTACGAGAGCGTGCTGTCGCAGCTGGTCGCCGCCGTCGCCGGGCGCGGCACCTTCTACTACATCGCCCTCGCGTCTGTCGTCACCGTGCTGGCGCTGTCGGCCAACACCAGCTTCGCGGACTTCCCGCGGCTCTGCCGCGTGCTGGCTATCGACGGCTTCCTGCCCGCGGGCTTCTCGTACCTGGGCCGGCGCCTGGTGTACTCGCGCGGAATCGTGCTGCTGTCGCTGCTGGCGGCGGGGCTGCTCACCGTTTTCGGCGGCATCACCGACCGGCTGATCCCGCTCTTCGCCGTGGGCGCCTTCCTCGCGTTCACGCTGTCGCAGGCGGGGATGGTGATGCACTGGCGGCGCGAGGGCGGGCCGCACGCGCGGCACTCGCTGGTGCTGAACGGCGCGGGCGCGCTCGCCACGGGCGCCACGCTGGTGGTGGTGGCCGTCTCCAAGTTCGAGGAAGGGGCGTGGATCACCGTGCTCCTGCTGCCCGCGCTGGTGCTGCTGTTCAAGAGCGTCCGCGCCTTCCACGACCACGTGGACCGGCAGACGGAAGAGGAGGGGCCGCTCGACATCGAGAGCGGGCCGCCGCCCATCGTGGTGGTGCCGCTCAAGCGGCTGGACCGCGTGGCGCGCAAGGCGCTGGGCTTCGCCGTCACCATCTCGCACGAGGTGCTGGCGGTGCACATGCTCACCAACGAGCACGGCGTGGAGAAGCTGTCCGAGCGGTGGGCCGAGTGGATCGAGTGCCCCCTGCGCGAGGCGGGGCTGCCCGTGCCGCGGCTGGTGGAGGTGCCGTCCAGCTACCGCGAGGTGACGGGCCCGCTGCTGGACTACGTGCGGCAGCTGGCCCGCTCCAACGAGGGGCGCTACGTGGCCGTCATCATTCCGGAGACGGTGGAGCGCAAGTGGTATCACCTTCTCCTCCACAGCCACCGCGCCACCGTCCTCAAGGGCCTGCTCTTCTTGCGCGGCGGCCCGCAGGTCATCGTCATCAACACCCCCTGGTATCTCACCCGCACCTGA
- a CDS encoding TIGR04290 family methyltransferase produces the protein MTVLDVEAKVRELGPWFHDLEIGGVRTAPDHPLGNFLRDLWAQVEPAFPRDMTGKTVLDIGCNAGFYSHQLHARGAQVTAIDHDPRYLAQARFAAEATGADIEFHQLDVYQVGRLERQFDYVLFMGVFYHLRHPLLALDRVAKLPRERLVFQSMLRGSRERMPLEKNYPIEETAIFGDPRYPAMYFIEHEYAGDWTNWWVPNEAGMEAMLRSAGLRIDAHPAREVYFCSPAPETSMAGPDVA, from the coding sequence ATGACGGTGCTGGACGTGGAGGCGAAGGTACGCGAGCTGGGCCCCTGGTTCCACGACCTTGAGATCGGCGGGGTGCGCACGGCGCCGGACCACCCGCTGGGCAACTTCCTGCGCGACCTGTGGGCACAGGTGGAGCCCGCATTCCCGCGCGACATGACGGGGAAGACGGTGCTGGACATCGGCTGCAACGCGGGCTTCTACTCGCACCAGCTGCACGCGCGCGGCGCGCAGGTCACCGCCATCGACCACGACCCGCGCTATCTCGCCCAGGCGCGCTTCGCGGCCGAGGCCACGGGCGCCGACATCGAGTTCCACCAGCTCGACGTGTACCAGGTGGGCCGGCTGGAGCGGCAGTTCGACTACGTGCTGTTCATGGGCGTCTTCTACCACCTGCGCCACCCGCTGCTCGCGCTGGACAGGGTCGCGAAGCTGCCGCGCGAGCGCCTGGTGTTCCAGAGCATGCTGCGCGGAAGCAGGGAGCGGATGCCGCTGGAGAAGAACTACCCGATCGAGGAGACGGCCATCTTCGGCGACCCGCGCTACCCGGCGATGTACTTCATCGAGCACGAGTACGCGGGCGACTGGACCAACTGGTGGGTGCCCAACGAGGCGGGGATGGAGGCGATGCTGCGGTCGGCGGGGCTGCGGATCGACGCGCACCCCGCCCGCGAGGTCTACTTCTGCTCGCCCGCGCCGGAGACGTCGATGGCGGGGCCGGACGTGGCGTAG